A single Pseudomonas brassicacearum DNA region contains:
- the waaA gene encoding lipid IV(A) 3-deoxy-D-manno-octulosonic acid transferase codes for MNRTLYSALFYLGLPLVAIRLWLRARKAPAYARRIGERFSWGLPVMVPGGIWVHAVSVGESIAAAPMVRALLQRYPQLPITVTCMTPTGSERIRALFAHEPRIQHCYLPYDLPCAAKRFLDRVRPSLAVIMETELWPNHIHQCAKRGIPVALANARLSERSARGYARFPRLTRPMLAEMSLFAVQTEAEAERFRQLGARAETVEVTGSIKFDLTIDPQLLEDASALRRQWQATERPVWIAASTHEGEDEVVLAAHRRLLDSYPDALLILVPRHPERFDAVHLLCESEGLATVRRSSGQPVTAQASVLLGDTMGELLFLYALADSAFVGGSLVPNGGHNLLEPAALAKPVLSGPHLFNFLEIAAQLRAAGALAEVDDAQGLALAVQRLFELPRDAQRMAEAGLAVMRRNQGALQRLLDGLGRLLAGR; via the coding sequence ATGAACAGAACTCTCTATAGCGCGTTGTTTTACCTGGGGCTGCCACTGGTAGCGATTCGGCTGTGGTTACGGGCCCGCAAGGCACCGGCTTATGCCCGGCGTATTGGCGAGCGGTTCTCCTGGGGGCTGCCGGTCATGGTGCCGGGGGGCATCTGGGTCCACGCGGTGTCGGTGGGCGAGAGCATTGCCGCCGCGCCGATGGTCCGCGCCCTGCTGCAACGTTATCCACAGCTGCCGATTACCGTCACGTGCATGACGCCCACCGGTTCGGAGCGGATCCGGGCGTTGTTCGCCCACGAACCGCGCATCCAGCATTGCTATTTGCCTTACGACTTGCCTTGCGCCGCCAAGCGTTTTCTCGACCGGGTCCGGCCGTCCCTGGCGGTGATCATGGAAACCGAGCTGTGGCCCAACCACATTCACCAATGCGCCAAGCGCGGCATTCCCGTGGCCCTGGCCAACGCGCGGCTATCGGAGCGTTCGGCGCGGGGTTATGCACGCTTTCCCAGACTCACCCGGCCGATGCTCGCCGAGATGAGTCTGTTCGCCGTGCAGACCGAAGCCGAAGCCGAGCGTTTTCGTCAGTTGGGCGCGCGGGCGGAAACCGTTGAGGTCACCGGTTCGATCAAGTTCGACCTGACCATCGACCCGCAACTGCTCGAAGACGCCAGCGCCTTGCGCCGCCAGTGGCAGGCAACCGAGCGCCCGGTATGGATCGCCGCCAGTACCCATGAGGGTGAGGACGAAGTGGTGCTGGCCGCCCACCGTCGGCTGCTCGACAGTTATCCCGATGCGTTGCTGATCCTGGTGCCGCGTCATCCCGAGCGCTTCGACGCAGTGCACCTACTGTGTGAAAGCGAAGGGTTGGCCACGGTGCGGCGCTCCAGCGGGCAGCCCGTGACCGCACAGGCTTCGGTGTTGCTCGGTGACACCATGGGTGAATTGCTGTTTCTCTACGCGTTGGCCGACAGCGCGTTTGTCGGTGGCAGCCTGGTGCCCAACGGCGGGCACAACCTGCTCGAGCCGGCGGCGCTGGCGAAACCGGTGCTCAGCGGGCCGCACCTGTTCAACTTTCTTGAAATCGCCGCGCAACTGCGCGCTGCCGGTGCATTGGCGGAAGTGGACGATGCCCAAGGCCTGGCCCTGGCGGTCCAGCGCCTGTTCGAACTGCCCCGCGATGCCCAGCGTATGGCCGAGGCGGGGCTTGCGGTGATGCGCCGCAACCAAGGTGCGTTGCAGCGCTTGCTGGACGGGTTGGGGCGGTTGCTCGCCGGACGCTAA
- the thiC gene encoding phosphomethylpyrimidine synthase ThiC has translation MTTKSKNATNLSDSAKVDEQSVQPFTRSQKIYVQGSRPDIRVPMREISLDVTPTDFGGEINAPVVVYDTSGPYTDPNVTIDVRKGLANVRSPWIEARGDTERLAGLSSNFGQERLADPELTKLRFAHVNNPRRAKPGANVSQMHYARKGIITAEMEYVAIRENMKLEVARAAGLLDQQHAGHSFGASVPKVITPEFVRDEIARGRAIIPANINHTELEPMIIGRNFLVKINGNIGNSALGSSIEEEVAKLTWGIRWGSDTVMDLSTGKHIHETREWIIRNSPVPIGTVPIYQALEKVGGAAEDLTWELFRDTLIEQAEQGVDYFTIHAGVLLRYVPMTAKRVTGIVSRGGSIMAKWCLAHHKENFLYTHFEDICEIMKAYDVSFSLGDGLRPGSIADANDEAQFGELETLGELTKIAWKHDVQCMIEGPGHVPMQLIKENMDKQLECCDEAPFYTLGPLTTDIAPGYDHITSGIGAAMIGWFGCAMLCYVTPKEHLGLPNKDDVKTGIITYKIAAHAADLAKGHPGAQIRDNALSKARFEFRWEDQFNLGLDPDTARSYHDETLPKDSAKVAHFCSMCGPKFCSMKITQEVREYAANQRIEAVDVDVAQGLAEQAERFKKEGSQLYKKV, from the coding sequence ATGACGACAAAATCAAAAAACGCGACCAACCTCAGTGATTCGGCCAAGGTCGATGAGCAATCGGTTCAGCCCTTTACCCGCTCGCAAAAAATCTATGTCCAGGGCAGCCGCCCGGATATCCGCGTACCCATGCGCGAAATCAGCCTTGACGTGACCCCCACCGACTTCGGCGGCGAAATCAACGCGCCGGTCGTGGTGTACGACACCTCGGGCCCCTACACCGACCCGAACGTGACCATCGACGTGCGCAAAGGCCTGGCCAATGTGCGCTCGCCGTGGATCGAAGCCCGTGGCGACACCGAGCGCCTGGCGGGCCTGAGCTCCAACTTCGGCCAGGAACGCCTGGCCGACCCCGAGCTGACCAAGCTGCGCTTTGCCCACGTGAACAACCCGCGTCGCGCCAAGCCGGGTGCCAACGTCAGCCAGATGCACTACGCGCGCAAAGGCATCATCACCGCCGAGATGGAATACGTCGCCATCCGTGAAAACATGAAGCTGGAGGTGGCCCGCGCCGCCGGCTTGCTTGACCAGCAACACGCCGGCCACAGCTTCGGCGCCAGCGTGCCGAAAGTCATCACCCCCGAATTCGTGCGTGACGAAATCGCCCGTGGTCGCGCGATCATCCCGGCCAACATCAACCACACCGAACTGGAACCGATGATCATCGGCCGTAACTTCCTGGTGAAGATCAACGGCAACATCGGCAACAGTGCGCTGGGTTCGTCCATCGAAGAAGAGGTGGCGAAGCTGACCTGGGGCATCCGCTGGGGTTCGGACACGGTCATGGACCTGTCCACCGGCAAGCACATCCATGAAACCCGCGAGTGGATCATCCGCAACTCGCCGGTACCGATCGGCACTGTGCCAATCTACCAAGCCCTGGAAAAAGTCGGCGGCGCGGCCGAAGACCTGACCTGGGAGCTGTTCCGCGACACGCTGATCGAACAGGCCGAGCAGGGCGTCGACTACTTCACCATCCACGCCGGCGTGTTGCTGCGCTATGTGCCGATGACCGCCAAGCGCGTCACCGGTATCGTCAGCCGTGGCGGTTCGATCATGGCCAAGTGGTGCCTGGCGCACCACAAAGAGAACTTCCTCTACACCCACTTCGAAGACATCTGCGAAATCATGAAGGCCTACGACGTCAGCTTCTCGCTGGGCGATGGCCTGCGTCCGGGCTCGATTGCCGATGCCAACGACGAAGCGCAGTTCGGTGAGCTGGAAACCCTCGGCGAACTGACCAAGATCGCCTGGAAGCACGACGTGCAATGCATGATCGAAGGCCCCGGCCACGTGCCGATGCAATTGATCAAAGAGAACATGGACAAGCAGCTCGAATGCTGCGACGAGGCGCCGTTCTACACCCTCGGCCCGTTGACTACCGACATTGCGCCGGGCTACGACCACATCACCTCCGGTATCGGTGCGGCGATGATCGGCTGGTTCGGTTGCGCCATGCTCTGCTACGTCACGCCGAAGGAACACCTCGGCTTGCCGAACAAGGATGACGTCAAGACCGGGATCATCACCTACAAGATCGCCGCCCACGCAGCCGACCTTGCCAAGGGCCACCCAGGCGCGCAGATCCGCGACAACGCCTTGAGCAAGGCGCGCTTCGAGTTCCGTTGGGAAGACCAGTTCAACCTCGGCCTGGACCCGGACACCGCCCGCTCGTACCACGACGAAACCCTGCCGAAGGACTCGGCCAAGGTGGCGCATTTCTGCTCGATGTGCGGGCCGAAATTCTGCTCGATGAAAATCACCCAGGAAGTGCGCGAATACGCCGCCAACCAACGCATTGAAGCGGTGGACGTGGACGTTGCCCAGGGCTTGGCGGAACAGGCTGAGCGGTTCAAGAAGGAAGGTAGTCAGCTTTACAAGAAAGTTTAA
- a CDS encoding DMT family transporter encodes MNAYYYLAIAICAEVIATVSMKAIKGLSTPLPLLLVIVGYGTAFWMLTLVVRTVPVGVAYAVWAGLGIVMVSVAALFIYGQKLDVPAMLGMALIVLGVVVIQLFSKTAGH; translated from the coding sequence ATGAACGCCTACTACTACTTGGCCATCGCCATCTGCGCCGAAGTGATCGCCACCGTTTCGATGAAAGCGATCAAAGGCTTGAGCACCCCTCTGCCTTTGCTGCTGGTCATCGTCGGCTACGGCACCGCGTTCTGGATGCTGACGCTGGTGGTGCGCACCGTACCGGTGGGCGTGGCCTATGCGGTCTGGGCCGGGCTGGGGATCGTCATGGTCAGCGTGGCGGCGTTGTTCATCTATGGGCAGAAACTGGACGTGCCGGCGATGCTGGGGATGGCGTTGATTGTGTTGGGGGTGGTGGTGATCCAGCTGTTTTCCAAGACTGCGGGGCACTGA
- a CDS encoding aldo/keto reductase has protein sequence MSQPTLHDLYRPLGHDGPRVSPLGLGTVKLGRDLGVKYPNGFRIPDDDEARMLLKLARDLGINLIDTAPAYGRSEERLGPLLRGQRQDWVIVSKVGEEFSDGQSRHDFSAAHTRFSVERSLKRLETDYIDLVLVHSDGNDLAILNDSEVYPTLAALKREGKIGGFGFSGKTVEGGLKALEQGDCAMVTYNLNERNEKAVIDYASEHGKAILVKKALASGHVCLSPGVDPVRASFELLFEHPGVASAIVGTINPLHLAHNVATVAKVLRKN, from the coding sequence ATGAGCCAACCGACCCTGCATGACCTCTATCGCCCCCTGGGCCATGACGGCCCGCGGGTTTCTCCCCTGGGCCTGGGCACCGTCAAGCTCGGTCGCGACCTGGGCGTCAAATACCCCAACGGCTTTCGGATCCCCGATGACGACGAAGCGCGCATGTTGCTCAAACTGGCGCGCGACCTGGGCATCAACCTGATCGACACCGCGCCGGCCTATGGCCGCAGTGAAGAGCGCCTCGGCCCGCTGCTGCGCGGCCAACGCCAGGACTGGGTGATTGTCAGCAAGGTCGGCGAAGAATTCAGCGACGGTCAGTCGCGCCACGACTTCAGTGCCGCCCACACCCGATTCTCGGTGGAACGCAGCCTCAAGCGCTTGGAAACCGACTATATCGACCTGGTCCTGGTACATTCCGATGGCAACGACCTGGCGATCCTCAACGACAGCGAGGTCTACCCAACCCTGGCGGCGCTCAAGCGCGAGGGCAAGATCGGCGGCTTCGGTTTTTCCGGCAAGACCGTCGAGGGTGGCTTGAAAGCCTTGGAGCAAGGCGATTGTGCGATGGTCACCTACAATCTGAACGAACGAAACGAAAAGGCCGTCATTGACTACGCCAGCGAACACGGCAAAGCGATCCTGGTGAAGAAGGCCCTGGCCAGCGGTCACGTCTGCCTGAGCCCCGGGGTAGACCCGGTTCGCGCCAGCTTTGAACTGTTGTTTGAGCATCCTGGGGTCGCCAGTGCTATTGTCGGCACCATCAATCCGCTGCACCTCGCCCATAACGTCGCGACCGTAGCCAAGGTCCTGCGTAAAAACTGA
- a CDS encoding NAD(P)/FAD-dependent oxidoreductase, translating into MPSVISTDILIVGAGVAGLWLNARLRRKGFSTVLVESASLGGGQSVKSQGIIHGGAKYALHGALTGASEAIADMPRRWREALKGEGELDLSGVRMLSDAHYLWSPGTLAGNLTSFFASKAVRGRVDQVKGDQLPPALQDKRFKGKVYRLAELVVDVPSVIARLAELAGDSLLAGQHIEPLREGGELIGLKVDGREIRAQRIVLSAGGGTADLLSALGLDQPAMQRRPLHMVLVKGPSLKPLYAHCLGGGPKPRVTVTTHPAADGQWVWYVGGDLAEGDGVTREPAAQIAAAQKELGQLLPWVDLSTAQWATLRVDRAEPLQSGLTRPDNAFLAEQDRLLVGWPTKLALAPDFADRVVNALQRDGIQPSHPAPLPDLPKPPMGVPAWEQLLP; encoded by the coding sequence ATGCCATCCGTTATTTCCACCGACATTCTGATTGTCGGCGCAGGCGTCGCCGGTCTCTGGCTGAATGCACGCCTGCGTCGCAAGGGTTTTTCGACCGTGCTGGTGGAAAGCGCCAGCCTCGGCGGCGGGCAGAGTGTCAAATCCCAGGGCATCATCCATGGCGGCGCCAAGTACGCGCTGCACGGCGCCCTGACCGGCGCCTCGGAAGCCATCGCCGACATGCCGCGCCGCTGGCGCGAAGCCCTGAAAGGTGAAGGCGAGCTGGACCTGTCCGGCGTGCGCATGCTGTCCGATGCCCATTACCTCTGGTCCCCCGGCACCCTGGCCGGCAACCTCACCAGTTTCTTTGCCAGCAAGGCCGTGCGCGGGCGGGTCGACCAGGTCAAGGGCGACCAATTGCCGCCGGCCCTGCAAGACAAGCGCTTCAAGGGCAAGGTCTATCGCCTGGCCGAGCTGGTGGTGGACGTGCCCAGCGTGATCGCGCGCCTGGCGGAACTGGCCGGCGACAGCTTGCTGGCCGGGCAGCACATCGAACCGCTGCGCGAAGGTGGCGAGCTGATCGGACTCAAGGTCGATGGCCGCGAGATTCGCGCCCAACGCATTGTCCTCAGCGCCGGAGGCGGCACCGCCGACCTGCTCAGCGCCTTGGGCCTGGACCAGCCGGCCATGCAGCGCCGGCCACTGCACATGGTCCTGGTCAAGGGCCCCAGCCTCAAGCCGCTCTACGCCCATTGCCTGGGCGGCGGACCGAAGCCGCGCGTCACCGTGACCACTCATCCGGCGGCCGATGGCCAATGGGTCTGGTACGTGGGGGGCGATCTGGCCGAAGGCGATGGCGTGACCCGCGAGCCTGCCGCGCAAATCGCCGCCGCCCAGAAAGAACTCGGCCAATTGTTGCCTTGGGTTGACCTGAGCACCGCGCAATGGGCCACGCTGCGGGTGGATCGCGCCGAACCGTTGCAGTCGGGCCTGACCCGCCCGGACAACGCCTTCCTCGCCGAGCAGGATCGCCTGCTGGTGGGCTGGCCGACCAAACTGGCGCTGGCCCCGGACTTCGCCGATCGGGTGGTCAATGCCCTGCAACGCGATGGCATCCAGCCAAGCCACCCAGCTCCACTGCCAGACCTGCCGAAGCCGCCGATGGGCGTCCCTGCCTGGGAGCAACTGCTGCCATGA
- a CDS encoding LysR family transcriptional regulator, whose protein sequence is MNVQWNLEQLQLFVGVAEKRSFSAVARDQRKAQSAISSAIASLEADLGVSLFERSSGRQPRLTDAGEALLEEAREVLRQCERLNGRALALMRGQEASLRLAQDEAMPYQPVIDSLAALAERFPTLEVQLASAAQGDVARKLVERRADLGLLFYHDQIPEALERRVLGSVEMVTVCGRGHPLANHGYVTCREMARHRQLLMATQSSVYPGSEQASPQVWRADSFYVLAEWLRSGLGWAWLPRHVVQYPAYLGDMVELSSEWTPPALVVELVWRRDEPLGPAARWLAERFAVQLQAIG, encoded by the coding sequence ATGAATGTTCAGTGGAACCTGGAGCAATTGCAGCTGTTTGTCGGGGTCGCCGAGAAACGTTCGTTTTCGGCCGTGGCGCGGGACCAGCGCAAGGCCCAATCGGCCATCAGCAGCGCGATTGCCTCGCTGGAGGCGGATTTGGGCGTGAGCCTGTTCGAGCGCAGCAGCGGCCGTCAGCCCCGGCTCACCGACGCTGGCGAAGCCCTGCTCGAAGAGGCCCGGGAAGTGCTGCGCCAGTGCGAGCGCCTCAATGGCCGGGCGCTGGCCCTGATGCGCGGGCAGGAGGCGTCGCTGCGTCTGGCCCAGGACGAAGCCATGCCCTATCAGCCGGTCATCGACAGCCTGGCGGCTTTGGCCGAACGATTCCCCACCCTTGAAGTGCAACTGGCCAGCGCCGCCCAAGGCGATGTGGCGCGCAAACTGGTGGAGCGGCGTGCCGACCTCGGCTTGCTGTTCTATCACGACCAGATCCCCGAGGCGCTGGAGCGTCGGGTGCTGGGCAGCGTAGAGATGGTCACGGTATGCGGCAGGGGCCATCCGCTGGCGAACCATGGTTATGTGACCTGCCGGGAAATGGCCCGGCACCGCCAGTTGTTGATGGCGACCCAGTCCAGCGTCTACCCCGGCAGTGAGCAGGCCAGCCCGCAGGTCTGGCGGGCCGACAGTTTCTATGTGTTGGCCGAGTGGCTGAGGAGTGGCCTGGGCTGGGCCTGGCTGCCTCGGCATGTGGTGCAATACCCGGCGTACCTGGGCGACATGGTCGAACTCAGCAGCGAATGGACTCCGCCGGCCCTGGTGGTGGAACTGGTCTGGCGCCGCGATGAACCCCTGGGCCCGGCCGCCCGTTGGCTGGCGGAACGTTTTGCCGTGCAGTTGCAGGCGATCGGCTGA
- a CDS encoding TolC family outer membrane protein: MLRKLSLALAVSCASNGMAWAAEAPLTTKTDLVSVYQEAVDNNADLAAARAQYGAQKEVVPQARAGLLPNLSAGADLNNTRTELDQPAMTANRSSTVYQATLSQPIFRADRWFQLQAAKSVDEQASLQLSATEQNMILQSAESYFNVLRSQDNLASTKAEEAAFKRQLDQSNERFDVGLSDKTDVLQSQASYDTARANRILAQRQVDDAFEALITLTNRQYNSLQGIVHTLPILPPAPNDAKAWVDTAAKQNLNLLASNYAVTAAEDTLRQRKAGHAPTLDAIAQYKKGDNDGLGFTNPSLTGQRYGGDAEQRTIGLQLSIPLYSGGLTSSQVRESYSQLTQTEQQREALRRQVVENTRNLHRAVNTDVEQVQARRQSIISNQSAVEATEIGYQVGTRNIVDVLDAQRQLYTSVRNYNNARYDYILDNLRLKQAAGTLSPADLQDLSRYLKPDYNPDQDFLPPDLAQAAAAQLRSRPAQ, from the coding sequence ATGCTGCGCAAACTCTCACTGGCCCTTGCGGTGTCTTGTGCGTCCAATGGAATGGCCTGGGCTGCCGAAGCGCCCCTGACCACCAAAACCGATCTGGTGAGCGTGTATCAGGAAGCGGTGGATAACAACGCCGACCTGGCCGCTGCCCGTGCCCAGTACGGCGCCCAGAAGGAAGTAGTGCCCCAGGCGCGTGCCGGGTTGTTGCCGAACCTCTCGGCCGGTGCCGACCTGAACAACACCCGTACCGAGCTCGACCAGCCGGCGATGACCGCCAACCGCAGCTCCACGGTTTACCAGGCCACGCTGTCCCAACCGATTTTCCGCGCCGATCGCTGGTTTCAGTTACAGGCTGCAAAGTCCGTCGACGAACAAGCATCGCTGCAACTGTCGGCCACCGAACAGAACATGATCCTGCAAAGCGCCGAGAGCTATTTCAATGTGCTGCGCAGCCAGGACAACCTGGCCTCGACCAAGGCCGAGGAAGCGGCGTTCAAGCGTCAGCTCGACCAGTCCAACGAGCGCTTTGACGTGGGCCTGTCGGACAAGACCGATGTGCTGCAATCCCAGGCCAGCTACGACACCGCCCGGGCCAACCGGATCCTCGCCCAGCGTCAGGTCGACGATGCCTTCGAAGCCTTGATCACCCTGACCAATCGCCAGTACAACTCGCTCCAGGGCATCGTCCACACCTTGCCGATCCTGCCGCCGGCGCCGAACGACGCCAAGGCCTGGGTTGATACGGCGGCCAAGCAGAACCTCAATTTACTGGCCAGCAACTACGCGGTGACTGCCGCCGAGGATACGCTGCGTCAGCGCAAGGCCGGCCATGCGCCCACCCTCGATGCGATAGCCCAGTACAAAAAAGGCGATAACGATGGCCTCGGTTTCACCAACCCGAGCCTTACCGGCCAGCGCTACGGCGGCGATGCCGAGCAACGCACCATTGGCCTGCAACTGAGTATCCCGCTCTACAGCGGCGGGCTGACCAGTTCCCAGGTGCGCGAGTCCTACTCGCAACTCACCCAGACCGAACAGCAACGCGAAGCCCTGCGCCGGCAGGTGGTGGAAAACACCCGAAACCTGCACCGTGCAGTGAACACCGACGTGGAGCAGGTCCAGGCCCGGCGCCAGTCGATCATCTCCAACCAGAGCGCGGTGGAAGCCACGGAAATCGGCTACCAGGTGGGCACCCGCAACATCGTCGACGTGCTCGATGCCCAGCGCCAGCTGTACACCTCGGTGCGCAACTACAACAACGCCCGCTACGACTACATCCTCGACAACCTGCGCCTAAAGCAGGCGGCCGGGACGTTGAGCCCGGCGGACTTGCAGGACCTGTCGCGCTACCTCAAGCCCGACTACAACCCGGACCAGGACTTCCTGCCGCCGGACCTGGCCCAGGCGGCAGCGGCGCAATTGCGCTCGCGGCCGGCGCAGTAG